The Streptomyces sp. NBC_01268 genome window below encodes:
- a CDS encoding rodlin: MIKKVLATAAVAASVVGMGASTAMAAGNDGGSANIIGNQSKQSIGSNSTGGYMSPNFGLINGGVLHCFDVQKVEAQVPIGALIGVPIAVQDVLGNPISNQTCTQNSVQQKGDDALSHILGEVLSQNGNVGG; this comes from the coding sequence GTGATCAAGAAGGTTCTTGCCACCGCTGCGGTTGCCGCCTCCGTCGTGGGCATGGGTGCGTCGACGGCCATGGCTGCCGGCAACGACGGCGGCAGCGCCAACATCATCGGCAACCAGTCGAAGCAGTCCATCGGCAGCAACTCCACCGGTGGCTACATGAGCCCGAACTTCGGCCTCATCAACGGCGGCGTCCTGCACTGCTTCGACGTGCAGAAGGTCGAGGCGCAGGTCCCGATCGGCGCCCTCATCGGTGTTCCGATCGCGGTCCAGGACGTCCTGGGCAACCCGATCTCGAACCAGACCTGCACCCAGAACTCCGTGCAGCAGAAGGGCGACGACGCTCTGTCGCACATCCTGGGCGAGGTCCTCTCCCAGAACGGGAACGTCGGCGGCTGA
- a CDS encoding thioredoxin domain-containing protein, translated as MPNRLAHETSPYLLQHADNPVDWWPWSAEAFEEARRRDVPVLLSVGYSSCHWCHVMAHESFEDAETAALVNERFVAVKVDREERPDVDAVYMEAVQAATGQGGWPMTVFLTPDAEPFYFGTYFPPEPRHGMPSFPEVLDGVAQAWTDRRGEVAEVAARIVKDLAGRSLAHGGDGVPGEPELAQALLGLTRDYDAKSGGFGGAPKFPPSMVLEFLLRHHARTGAEGALQMAVDTCEAMARGGIYDQLGGGFARYAVDRDWVVPHFEKMLYDNALLCRVYTHLWRATGSELARRVALETADFIVRELRTPEGGFASALDADSDDGTGRHVEGAFYAWTPAQLAAALGEDDAAYAARYYGVTEEGTFEHGSSVLQLPQDAGVADGERVASIRERLLAAREERARPGRDDKIVAAWNGLAIAALAETGALLDRPDLVERATEAADLLVRLHLDDAARLTRTSKDGHAGANAGVLEDYADVAEGFLALASVTGEGVWLEFAGFLLDIVLDQFTAEGGALYDTAHDAEPLIRRPQDPTDSATPSGWTAAAGALLSYAAHTGSEPHRAAAEAALGVVKALGPRAPRFIGWGLAVAEALRDGPREIAVVGARDDDAFRALCRTALDATTPGAVLAFGPPDSTEFPLLKDRPLVAGGAAAYVCRHFACEAPTTDPAELARALTR; from the coding sequence ATGCCGAACAGACTGGCCCATGAGACCTCCCCGTACCTCCTCCAGCACGCCGACAACCCGGTCGACTGGTGGCCCTGGTCGGCGGAGGCCTTCGAGGAGGCCCGGCGCCGCGACGTGCCGGTGCTCCTCAGCGTCGGCTACAGCTCCTGCCACTGGTGCCACGTGATGGCCCACGAGTCCTTCGAGGACGCGGAGACGGCCGCGCTGGTCAACGAGCGCTTCGTCGCCGTGAAGGTGGACCGCGAGGAGCGCCCCGACGTCGACGCCGTCTACATGGAAGCGGTCCAGGCGGCCACCGGCCAGGGCGGCTGGCCGATGACCGTGTTCCTCACCCCGGACGCCGAGCCCTTCTACTTCGGCACCTACTTCCCGCCCGAGCCCCGACACGGCATGCCGTCCTTCCCCGAGGTCCTCGACGGTGTCGCGCAGGCCTGGACCGACCGCCGCGGCGAGGTCGCCGAGGTCGCCGCCCGGATCGTGAAGGACCTCGCGGGCCGCTCCCTCGCCCACGGCGGCGACGGCGTCCCCGGCGAGCCCGAACTCGCCCAGGCGCTGCTCGGCCTCACCCGCGACTACGACGCGAAGTCCGGCGGCTTCGGCGGCGCGCCCAAGTTCCCGCCGTCGATGGTGCTGGAGTTCCTGCTGCGCCACCACGCCCGTACCGGGGCCGAGGGCGCCCTCCAGATGGCCGTCGACACCTGCGAGGCGATGGCCCGCGGCGGCATCTACGACCAGCTCGGCGGCGGCTTCGCCCGCTACGCCGTCGACCGGGACTGGGTGGTGCCGCACTTCGAGAAGATGCTGTACGACAACGCCCTGCTCTGCCGGGTCTACACCCACCTGTGGAGGGCCACCGGCAGCGAGCTCGCCCGCCGGGTCGCCCTGGAGACCGCCGACTTCATCGTCCGCGAACTGCGCACCCCCGAGGGCGGCTTCGCCTCCGCGCTCGACGCCGATTCGGACGACGGTACGGGCCGGCACGTCGAAGGCGCCTTCTACGCGTGGACCCCGGCGCAGCTCGCCGCCGCCCTCGGCGAGGACGACGCCGCGTACGCCGCCCGGTACTACGGCGTCACCGAGGAGGGCACCTTCGAGCACGGCTCCTCCGTCCTCCAGCTCCCGCAGGACGCCGGGGTCGCCGACGGCGAGAGGGTCGCCTCGATCCGGGAGCGGCTGCTCGCCGCCCGTGAGGAGCGGGCCCGCCCCGGTCGCGACGACAAGATCGTCGCCGCCTGGAACGGCCTCGCCATCGCCGCCCTCGCCGAGACCGGCGCCCTGCTCGACCGCCCCGACCTGGTCGAGCGCGCCACCGAGGCCGCCGACCTGCTGGTCCGCCTCCACCTCGACGACGCCGCCCGCCTGACCCGTACCTCCAAGGACGGGCACGCCGGGGCCAACGCCGGGGTCCTGGAGGACTACGCCGACGTCGCCGAGGGCTTCCTCGCGCTCGCCTCCGTCACCGGCGAGGGCGTCTGGCTGGAGTTCGCCGGCTTCCTGCTCGACATCGTCCTGGACCAGTTCACCGCCGAGGGCGGCGCGCTGTACGACACGGCGCACGACGCCGAGCCGCTGATCCGGCGTCCGCAGGACCCCACCGACAGCGCGACCCCGTCCGGCTGGACCGCCGCCGCCGGAGCGCTGCTCTCCTACGCGGCGCACACCGGCTCCGAGCCCCACCGGGCCGCCGCCGAGGCGGCCCTCGGCGTGGTCAAGGCGCTCGGACCGCGCGCGCCCCGCTTCATCGGCTGGGGTCTGGCGGTCGCCGAGGCCCTGCGCGACGGGCCGCGGGAGATCGCCGTGGTCGGCGCCCGTGACGACGACGCCTTCCGCGCCCTGTGCCGGACCGCCCTCGACGCCACCACTCCCGGCGCGGTCCTCGCCTTCGGCCCGCCCGACAGCACGGAGTTCCCGCTGCTGAAGGACCGTCCGCTGGTGGCCGGGGGCGCCGCCGCGTACGTCTGCCGGCACTTCGCCTGCGAGGCGCCGACGACGGACCCGGCCGAGCTGGCCCGCGCGCTGACCCGCTGA